gcgCTTTAATTTCAAAACACGGCGAAATACATTTCTAGCGGCGAATTCATATATAAGACTTGAGATTGTCCAGAAAGAGCGCATTGGTcacaccagaaaaaaaaagccattTCCAAAACACTTGGCggataataaataatgtttctTAATGAAGTTGGACAGCCCTTGATACTGGAGACTGGAAAGAAATACGGCTTGTTCGAGGAGGTACGTAATAAACactcaatttttaaatactttcaaTGTCCTGTGGCATTACAGCATCGCGGCGCTTTGCTCCTCTCATCTGCCGCCTTTAAAGAGCACCTCGTTCCCGGAAATTGGTGCAAATGCGTAGTTGGATCTGAGCAGGACATACTGCGGTTGCGCTCCCAAGAAAATTCCAGCGTCTTCAACTCCGAGAATTACAAGTTTAAAACCATTCCGCCGAATAGGCCTACTCAAATAGAGTATGACGGCAGCCAGATCACAATAACGTTGATACCAGCGGGAAAAAGCGAAAGTGGCTTTGAATCGACGTTGTACTATATAGATAGTTGGTATACGCTTTTCATCTTATATTTCCCTCTGTGAACCAACCGTATCCATTTGTAGATGACCACGCAAAATATCTGATTGTGGATCGCCTCTCCGGCTATTTGGACTTTTTGCCCAAGGCTCACAGTTCCTTTCATCAAGGTCTCAGAGAAGGAATCGATGTGGTCTTCATAGATGAAGATCTCCTGGATGGAATCGACTTAAATGAGGATCTGTATAGTTTGATGGACCTGATAAGGCCAAAGTTCATTTACGGATTGAGGCTTGGTGAGTTACCCAAATGGCTGCTCAATCTGCGTCGCATGAAATATgaatactaaataaataaaaggcaacaaaattaCAGTAGAAAATGATGCATTTAAAACGAAAGACCTGGTAACAGTCAAATAAAATCTAGCTAGGACCTACTCCCCCGTCAACCCTTTGTCGCCTTGGCCTTGCTTTTGACCTTCTTAACACGCTTCAGACCATCCATTTTGCTCTTCATGAACTGCGAGTACATGCCCATCATGGTGGGCACATCCTCCTGTCGGACGACGGTGGAAATCTGCCGGAGAAATGGTCTGTTCTTACAAAGTTTTAAGGAGGAATTTGATCGGCGTTACCTTTTGGGATTTGGACTGGGCTCGCATAAGGCACATGTAGGTTTCCGGTTTGGGTAATGGGGGTCGGCCTGCTCTTGGCACTGGTTTATCATGGCCATCATCTTGGGGATAAGAAATAATTGTTAGTCCCTACATATATGTTTTTCGGGGGACATCACTCACAGCGCTTAAATGTCAGCGTAAAGGAAGAGTCCTTCTTGGCCGCATTGGCGATCTTTTCCAGGCGCAGGATGAACTGTAACAAAATACACTTTATTAACCAATTATTTGCAGAGTTTTAAGTGTTATTTACGTTCGAATTGTCCAGCAAAACCATTTCGTGGCAAATAAAACAGGCGAAACGAGAAAAGTGACACTGACAGTTGTCGTGGGATTTTTTAGTGCATTTCAGTCTGCATCAGGGCTGCACAAGCTCGTAACTTTTGACAATGCTCATTTCATGTGGAATGCAATtcacagcaaaacaaaaagaaaacacaaagtaaaataaattaaatgcaattaaaaaattacatgtataaattattttggacaaaaatattttaaagtttgatATAGTCTTACtaattgaaatgtttgttACAAGACAAAACcttgtatttcattttaaaaatttaaatatacatatgccCCAATAGTATCACGATATTAGTGAGAACGTATATGGTTAAAGCTGGCCTTAactatcgatactatcgatatTGCCATCGATGGTTTGACAGCTCTAATTGGTTGagaaagcagcagcaaaaggaAAAAGGCCAGAAAAAATCGTAAAACTACGAAAACCTACAAGTGCGGGGCAACCGAGGAAGCTGTTGCACAAACAATACAATACACACGGTACCGCGAACCGCACGCCACGCCCTCCCGCGCCGCCCCCAACTCCGGACAAGCGGgacaggaaaaaaaagaagcgcCCAGCAGCGGTGGTGCAAGCGAAGTAGGAAAATTCCAGCCGATCGAAACGAACGCCCGCGACCGCTAAAGGAAGCGCCGCCCACGCCGTCAGCTCTAGAATCGACTCTACCTTCCATAGCCACCTGGTTAACCCGCATTCAAGCAGCCGCCGCAG
This genomic window from Drosophila gunungcola strain Sukarami chromosome 3R, Dgunungcola_SK_2, whole genome shotgun sequence contains:
- the LOC128266724 gene encoding uncharacterized protein LOC128266724 isoform X1; this encodes MFLNEVGQPLILETGKKYGLFEEHRGALLLSSAAFKEHLVPGNWCKCVVGSEQDILRLRSQENSSVFNSENYKFKTIPPNRPTQIEYDGSQITITLIPAGKSESGFESTLYYIDNDHAKYLIVDRLSGYLDFLPKAHSSFHQGLREGIDVVFIDEDLLDGIDLNEDLYSLMDLIRPKFIYGLRLGELPKWLLNLRRMKYEY
- the LOC128266724 gene encoding uncharacterized protein LOC128266724 isoform X2, which translates into the protein MFLNEVGQPLILETGKKYGLFEEHRGALLLSSAAFKEHLVPGNWCKCVVGSEQDILRLRSQENSSVFNSENYKFKTIPPNRPTQIEYDGSQITITLIPAGKSESGFESTLYYIDS
- the LOC128266726 gene encoding signal recognition particle 14 kDa protein, with the protein product MVLLDNSNFILRLEKIANAAKKDSSFTLTFKRYDGHDKPVPRAGRPPLPKPETYMCLMRAQSKSQKISTVVRQEDVPTMMGMYSQFMKSKMDGLKRVKKVKSKAKATKG